One region of Kazachstania africana CBS 2517 chromosome 3, complete genome genomic DNA includes:
- the YPT10 gene encoding Rab family GTPase YPT10 (similar to Saccharomyces cerevisiae YPT10 (YBR264C); ancestral locus Anc_1.338), with the protein MEEPVVKVCNLKLVLLGESSVGKSSIVTRFVTGKFQKNNATIGAAFTSKSIKLDDYKEVNLEIWDTAGQERYRSLAPMYYRETDVALVVFDVTNKRSLERAQSWIDELNFYIVSERQHAVKIMLVANKADLITGMDIDTNVDLSFTKVSAKTGEGIQELFDQILSQIPEDSFRSPDHDNKNVISINKDNATSNVSYCTC; encoded by the coding sequence ATGGAAGAACCTGTCGTGAAAGTTTGCAATTTGAAGCTAGTGTTACTAGGAGAGTCATCTGTAGGAAAATCTTCCATTGTAACCAGATTTGTTACTGGcaagtttcaaaaaaataatgctACGATTGGAGCTGCATTCACTTCTAAATCCATTAAATTAGACGATTACAAAGAAGTTAACCTGGAAATATGGGATACTGCTGGTCAAGAGAGGTACAGGTCTTTGGCTCCAATGTACTACAGGGAAACAGACGTTGCCCTCGTTGTTTTTGATGTCACAAATAAAAGAAGCCTGGAAAGGGCACAAAGCTGGATAGATGAATTAAACTTTTATATTGTATCAGAAAGGCAGCATGCTGTCAAAATAATGCTAGTAGCTAATAAGGCTGACTTGATAACTGGTATGGATATTGATACAAATGTTGATTTATCCTTCACTAAAGTAAGTGCGAAAACGGGAGAAGGTATACAAGAATTGTTTGACCAAATATTGTCACAAATACCAGAGGACAGTTTCAGGTCGCCAGATCACGATAATAAGAATGTTATATCAattaataaagataatgcTACCTCGAATGTAAGCTATTGTACGTGTTAA
- the SHM1 gene encoding glycine hydroxymethyltransferase SHM1 (similar to Saccharomyces cerevisiae SHM1 (YBR263W); ancestral locus Anc_1.339), translating into MLITRTSLLIRDRPTALLTRHLHGNYKNHGSLALLSKHVSEIDPEMNEILQEEKLRQKHSITLIPSENFTSKAVMDLLGSEFQNKYSEGYPGARYYGGNQIIDKVESLCQKRALELYRLDPEKWGVNVQPLSGAPANLYAYSAVMNVGDRLMGLDLPHGGHLSHGYSTKSGMPVSYISKYFQSMPYRLDLKTGLINYNELEITSKLFKPKVIVAGTSAYSRLIDYERFQKISQECGAYLLSDMAHISGLVAANVIPSPFDYSDIVTTTTHKSLRGPRGAMIFYRKGLRSVTAKGKEINYDLEKKINSSVFPGHQGGPHNHTISALSVALKQAMSPAFKQYQRQILLNSKAFSKALLKHGLDIVSGGTDNHLILIDLSPTGIDGSRLEAILQYLNIAANKNTIPTDKSAMFPSGLRVGTPAMTTRGFKEVDFEKVADYIGRAIELANILKNREPGNVKSSNEKIQNFKRICEESEEVSSLSDEVYSWAGSFAVPGEM; encoded by the coding sequence ATGCTAATCACAAGGACTTCACTTCTTATTAGAGATAGACCGACTGCACTTCTTACTAGGCATCTTCATGGCAATTACAAGAACCATGGTTCGCTAGCGCTACTTTCCAAACACGTTAGTGAAATTGATCCAGAGATGAATGAGATCcttcaagaagagaaattaaGGCAGAAACATTCAATAACTTTGATACCATCCGAAAATTTTACATCAAAAGCTGTCATGGATTTACTCGGGTCAGAGTTTCAGAACAAGTACTCAGAAGGTTATCCCGGTGCACGTTATTATGGTGGTAAccaaattattgataaagtGGAATCGTTATGTCAAAAAAGAGCTCTGGAATTATATAGATTAGACCCAGAAAAATGGGGCGTTAATGTACAACCACTAAGTGGGGCACCTGCAAATTTATATGCTTATTCTGCTGTTATGAATGTAGGCGACAGATTAATGGGATTAGATTTACCTCATGGTGGACATTTATCGCATGGATATAGTACAAAGAGCGGGATGCCAGTATCTtatatttccaaatatttccAAAGTATGCCTTACAGATTGGATTTAAAAACGGGATTAATTAATTACAACGAACTTGAAATCACTTCCAAATTGTTCAAACCTAAGGTAATTGTGGCTGGTACATCCGCTTATTCACGGTTGATAGACTATGAAagattccaaaaaatatcaCAAGAATGTGGGGCCTATTTACTATCAGATATGGCTCATATATCTGGTTTAGTAGCTGCAAATGTCATCCCCTCTCCTTTTGATTACTCTGATATCGTCACTACGACTACACATAAATCATTAAGAGGTCCACGCGGTGCTATGATCTTTTATAGAAAAGGATTAAGAAGTGTAACTGCGAagggaaaagaaattaactATGACCTtgagaagaagataaattcAAGTGTATTTCCGGGACATCAAGGCGGCCCTCATAACCATACTATTTCAGCATTATCAGTGGCCTTGAAACAGGCAATGTCACCGGCATTCAAACAATATCAGAGACAAATACTTCTCAATTCTAAGGCCTTTTCAAAAGCATTACTCAAACATGGTTTGGACATTGTCTCAGGAGGTACAGATAATCACTTAATATTGATCGACCTGTCACCAACGGGTATAGATGGTTCCCGCTTAGAAGCAATTTTACAATATCTGAATATTGCCGCGAATAAGAACACAATACCCACGGATAAATCTGCGATGTTCCCATCTGGCTTACGGGTAGGTACACCTGCTATGACTACAAGAGGCTTCAAAGAAgtagattttgaaaaagttgctGATTATATTGGCAGAGCCATAGAACTTGCTaatatattgaagaatAGAGAACCAGGAAATGTCAAGAGTTCCAACGagaagattcaaaatttcaagaggATCTGCGAAGAATCCGAAGAAGTAAGTAGCTTAAGTGATGAAGTTTATTCTTGGGCCGGCAGCTTTGCTGTACCGGGAGAAATGTAG
- the MIC12 gene encoding Mic12p (similar to Saccharomyces cerevisiae YBR262C; ancestral locus Anc_1.340) → MPRFIKITSLSLIMAAVGASYYYYFVNNDGYYYQKSLWKQIDDKVTDILQQKDSTNSVFEENRKRLRDKTAQELVARPMSETAKDIWNEQIRNSLEWFYSWGK, encoded by the coding sequence ATGCCAAGATTTATTAAGATTACTTCTTTGTCATTGATTATGGCTGCTGTAGGGGCGtcatattattactattttgtCAACAATGATGGTTATTACTATCAGAAATCCTTATGGAAAcaaattgatgataaagTCACGGACATTTTACAACAGAAAGATAGTACAAATTCTGTATTCGAGGAAAATAGGAAGAGACTGAGGGACAAAACTGCTCAGGAACTTGTTGCCAGACCAATGTCCGAAACAGCAAAAGATATATGGAATGAACAAATCAGAAATAGTTTAGAATGGTTTTATTCGTGGGGCAAATAG
- the TAE1 gene encoding N-terminal protein methyltransferase (similar to Saccharomyces cerevisiae YBR261C; ancestral locus Anc_1.341): MSENDRPDSHINYNDAISYWTDTPATVDGVLGGYGEQTIVPTMDVLGSSHFLRKLKSRMIPAEGCKKIGADIGAGIGRVTKTMLSKYCDVVDLVEPVKPFCDQMKVELKDLSEEGKVGKIFELGMQEWDPEKGKYWLIWCQWCVGHLPDEELIKFFVRCSEALQPNGTIIVKENNTPADKDDFDPTDSSVTRSDNKFKELFEKSGLKLIATERQKGLPKELYPVRMYALKPVDNK, from the coding sequence ATGAGCGAGAATGATAGACCAGACTCACATATAAACTATAACGATGCGATATCGTATTGGACTGACACACCAGCTACTGTGGACGGGGTACTAGGTGGGTATGGTGAACAAACTATAGTCCCAACGATGGATGTACTAGGATCATCGCATTTTTTACGTAAGTTAAAATCTAGAATGATCCCTGCTGAAGGATGCAAAAAGATCGGTGCTGATATAGGTGCTGGGATAGGTAGAGTGACGAAGACCATGCTTTCTAAATACTGTGATGTCGTTGATTTAGTCGAACCTGTCAAACCATTTTGCGATCAAATGAAAgtagaattgaaagatctGAGTGAAGAAGGGAAAGTAggtaaaattttcgaaCTAGGTATGCAAGAATGGGATCCCGAAAAGGGAAAATACTGGTTAATCTGGTGTCAATGGTGTGTAGGCCATCTTccagatgaagaattaatcaaattttttgtcaGATGTAGTGAGGCCCTTCAACCAAATGGTACTATTATCGTGAAAGAGAACAACACTCCAGCAGACAAGGACGATTTTGACCCTACAGATTCCAGTGTCACAAGATCTGACAACAAGTTCAAagaattgtttgaaaaaagtGGGTTGAAACTCATCGCCACGGAAAGACAGAAGGGTCTCCCAAAAGAGCTCTATCCAGTAAGAATGTATGCTTTGAAGCCTGTAGACAACAAATAA
- the RGD1 gene encoding GTPase-activating protein RGD1 (similar to Saccharomyces cerevisiae RGD1 (YBR260C); ancestral locus Anc_1.342): protein MTPSAETTIMKPNSSNDTADIVHRHGNLELLNKPEIKKIMDSDVAINALLSRLKTSLLTCEEFTKFLRKKYLYEDEHTQELSKQYKHFFMSSSGSSLKRMIHDILEYDGKLAHVKQSYIRALQKMYDEISALLLTITKMRKTLKENSRRLEKDVSDAIHSAEKAQSRYNSLCQDWDKLRMSDPTKTKLTLRGSKTTREQEEELLRKIDIADLEYKQKVDHSNSLRNTFITKERPRIVLELKDLILELDTAMAIQVQKYTIWTENLVLNSGVTISPFDKSSRSMKQVASSVTTEKDLYNFLNKYNHSGKNSLLVNRNLIPVDYKKHPSMNKNTNVNTTNKPLKYAVDPSRNSIPKRTISTHNESPFISNSTSFTNPSQQGRNVSFTPSLDTTASSNFAPLNRSTTDGKDIRNTGADTSSFQSLDPGKQVARIPTSSTALTEDSDRPISHVQTNTTMPPGTQTNFKTFGVPLESLIEYEQDMVPAIVRQCIYVIDQYGLELEGIYRKSANVLDVSRLKEEIDKDPANVSMILPPKNYSDSDIYLVASLLKAFFASLSEPLLPNDMSPDIMTCIAIEDLQTRKNYMHGLIYKLPDAQYWTLRSLLFHLKRILSHEEQNRMNLKSVCIIWGPTIIPPNQDDINDVNYQIKAMEVLIDAADQAFEPEK from the coding sequence ATGACCCCTTCAGCTGAAACCACTATAATGAAACCAAACAGTTCAAATGATACGGCGGATATAGTTCACCGTCATGGCAACTTAGAATTACTCAACAAACcagaaataaagaaaataatggatTCAGATGTAGCCATTAATGCCCTATTATCACGCTTAAAGACATCATTATTAACATGCGAAGAATTCACCAAGTTTCTTCGTAAGAAGTACCTCTACGAAGATGAACATACTCAAGAATTGTCAAAACAATATAAACATTTTTTCATGTCATCTTCAGGTTCTTCTTTAAAAAGAATGATCCATGACATTCTTGAATACGATGGCAAATTAGCACACGTTAAACAGAGCTACATTAGGGCACTTCAAAAGATGTACGACGAAATAAGCGCGCTCCTTCTAACAATAACCAAAATGAGAAAAACTTTAAAGGAAAATAGCAGGAGGCTCGAAAAGGACGTTTCTGATGCAATACATAGCGCTGAAAAAGCTCAATCTCGTTATAACTCCTTATGCCAAGACTGGGACAAATTAAGAATGAGTGATCCAACGAAGACAAAATTGACATTGCGTGGTTCCAAGACAACCagagaacaagaagaagaattattgaGAAAGATCGATATTGCAGATCTCGAATATAAACAAAAAGTCGACCACTCGAACTCACTTAGAAACACTTTTATAACCAAAGAAAGACCCAGAATTGTTCTGGAATTGAAGGATCTGATTTTAGAACTTGACACCGCTATGGCAATTCAAGTACAGAAATACACTATCTGGACCGAAAATTTAGTCCTAAATAGTGGTGTTACCATAAGTCCTTTTGATAAATCTAGTAGGTCCATGAAACAAGTTGCATCGTCAGTAACCACAGAAAAGGATCTTTACAATTTCTTAAACAAATATAATCATTCTGGCAAGAACTCTTTGTTAGTAAATAGAAATTTAATACCTGTTGATTATAAAAAACATCCTTCAATGAATAAAAACACAAATGTTAACACTACTAATAAGCCTTTAAAATATGCTGTCGATCcttcaagaaattcaatCCCTAAGAGAACCATATCAACACATAATGAGTCACCGTTCATCTCCAATTCTACTTCATTCACCAATCCTTCGCAACAAGGACGAAACGTCTCTTTCACACCTTCTCTGGACACTACTGCATCCTCTAATTTTGCGCCATTAAATAGGTCAACAACCGACGGTAAGGATATCAGGAATACTGGAGCTGATACGTCGAGCTTCCAGTCTTTAGACCCAGGAAAACAAGTTGCAAGAATACCGACCAGTTCAACTGCCCTAACTGAAGATTCGGATAGACCAATCTCACATGTGCAAACAAATACGACAATGCCACCGGGAACTCAaactaatttcaaaacttttgGCGTTCCATTAGAATCATTGATAGAGTATGAACAAGATATGGTTCCTGCCATAGTCCGTCAATGTATTTATGTTATTGACCAATATGGACTGGAACTAGAAGGTATTTACAGAAAATCTGCTAATGTCCTCGATGTAAGTAGACTAAAAGAAGAGATTGATAAAGATCCGGCTAATGTATCTATGATTTTACCaccaaaaaattattcagaCTCTGACATTTACCTAGTTGCTTCACTTCTTAAAGCCTTTTTTGCCTCTCTTTCAGAACCACTACTTCCTAATGACATGTCCCCAGATATCATGACTTGTATTGCAATTGAAGACCTgcaaacaagaaaaaactACATGCATGGGTTGATATATAAGTTGCCAGATGCTCAATACTGGACCTTACGTTCTTTACTTTTCCATCTTAAAAGGATATTGAGTCACGAAGAACAGAACAGGATGAATTTAAAATCAGTCTGTATAATTTGGGGTCCTACGATAATACCGCCAAATCAAGATGATATTAACGATGTCAACTATCAGATAAAGGCAATGGAAGTGTTGATTGATGCTGCGGACCAGGCATTCGAGCcagaaaaataa
- the KAFR0C04360 gene encoding uncharacterized protein (similar to Saccharomyces cerevisiae YBR259W; ancestral locus Anc_1.344), protein MQSLCDEDAKNILQFKQLVGELSNEIGLIPSVKLAKLRSIVSELCLSKVDSNLKKMVDLLFNMVLEALNNSFKEYIRLSKSEQQSASDIYFQLVDHIYYVSTGLCPLVYQVKSREWFITALRECIISFEPTEDKLNLNLLYKELYQNYVNDNSSKSFWKFKTIKELIEQIISDDMNNGNFKSYPILEDLIRYCSSFFEKYLRSVKSSKKGNFFDILKIWRRTLQVMELFGDAVEDEVRKKNLKLIITDLEFMFDSLRGVRLQNNFLDIVSLNVSKLSLQANYEKIFLRERRIKYDEDDLNNFVDQVYLTDSLLEPQTTELMRSLKTKLRNQFKAEIKDIDKYHLHLSRFLQRLLKPFSYPDNQKTRLLHCDRRTETIIPILLFYTPELGPFIEKHYFPMLMRRLLIANTSFLDSFNHPSNFESILCNNLPPDLQRKMRHILNVISAEIEASNNVPRNGQMITSTFFFNQRLFDFELPCSAPIWINSDLKKQWNYKIEKLKTEGKILRNTGLHFIEMGSPFLDERGREITIKLSHSAAAVLNVFNDIEEITIPDLLNRLDVTKGQKTNFNKSLEALIGSGLLLRNGNKITYNKDYIPNDLVKKTGILKL, encoded by the coding sequence ATGCAAAGTCTATGTGATGAAGATGCCAAGAATATTCTCCAATTCAAACAGTTAGTGGGCGAACTTTCAAATGAGATTGGCTTAATTCCATCGGTGAAGCTTGCGAAACTGAGGTCAATCGTATCAGAATTATGTTTATCTAAAGTTGATAGTAACCTCAAAAAAATGGTAGACTTACTATTTAACATGGTTTTGGAGGCTCTAAACAATTCTTTCAAGGAATATATTCGTCTATCCAAAAGTGAACAACAGTCAGCTAGTGACATTTATTTCCAACTAGTTGATCATATTTATTATGTTTCGACTGGATTGTGCCCTCTAGTCTATCAGGTCAAAAGTCGGGAATGGTTTATAACGGCTTTGAGGGAATGTATCATATCATTTGAACCTACCGAAGATAAgctgaatttgaatttacTGTATAAGGAGTTATATCAAAACTACGTCAACGacaattcttctaaaaGCTTTTGGAAATTTAAAACAATTAAAGAGTTAATAGAACAAATAATTTCAGATGATATGAACAATggaaattttaaatcttACCCTATATTGGAGGACCTTATACGGTATTGCAGTAGTTTCTTTGAGAAATACCTTCGAAGTGTCAAGTCATCCAAGAAAGGTAATTTTTTCGacattttaaaaatatgGCGAAGAACTCTGCAAGTTATGGAATTATTTGGGGATGCTGTGGAGGATGAGGTgaggaaaaaaaacttgaaattaaTTATAACTGATTTAGAATTTATGTTTGACAGCCTCAGAGGTGTGAGGcttcaaaataatttcCTTGACATTGTTTCTTTGAACGTTTCCAAACTCAGCTTGCAAGCAAattatgaaaaaatatttctcaGAGAAAGAAGGATAAAGtatgatgaggatgatttgaataattttgttgatcAGGTGTATCTGACAGATAGTCTTCTAGAACCACAAACTACTGAACTCATGAGATCTTTGAAGACTAAATTGCGAAATCAGTTCAAAGCCgaaatcaaagatattGACAAATACCATTTACATTTGTCAAGATTCCTACAAAGGCTGTTAAAGCCTTTTTCGTATCCTGATAATCAAAAAACACGACTCCTTCACTGTGATAGAAGAACTGAAACAATCAttccaattcttcttttttataCCCCGGAACTAGGGCCATTTATAGAAAAGCATTATTTCCCAATGCTAATGCGTCGTTTGCTGATAGCTAATACTAGCTTCCTAGATTCTTTCAATCATCcttctaattttgaaagtatatTATGTAATAACCTTCCCCCTGatttacaaagaaagatgagGCATATTTTAAATGTCATCTCGGCTGAAATAGAGGCATCAAATAACGTTCCTAGAAATGGCCAAATGATTacttcaacttttttttttaaccAACGTTTATTCGATTTCGAGCTGCCTTGTAGTGCGCCCATTTGGATTAACTCAGACCTGAAAAAACAATGGAACTACAAAATAGAAAAACTAAAAACAGAGGGTAAGATACTTCGTAATACAGGTTTGCATTTTATAGAAATGGGTAGTCCTTTTCTAGATGAGCGAGGACGGGAAATTACCATCAAACTTAGCCATAGCGCAGCTGCAGTTTTAAATGTTTTTAACGACATAGAAGAAATCACAATTCCAGATTTACTAAACCGATTGGATGTAACGAAAGGTCAGAAgacaaattttaataaatcaCTGGAAGCTTTGATAGGAAGCGGACTTCTGTTGCGTAATGGTAATAAAATCACTTACAATAAAGACTATATTCCTAATGATCTTGTAAAAAAGACAGgtattttgaaactttaa
- the SHG1 gene encoding Shg1p (similar to Saccharomyces cerevisiae SHG1 (YBR258C); ancestral locus Anc_1.345) yields MTGQDTDEAYLLAEKFKKQGYFDKLKQDILTESIDGNGDETLEKKIKETVTDIVKNMVNEEEELIFKNRGTTSALIESKILMDNYKMLSENKEPLNVEKTIKEALQNANLSDDIKATLEKLLDDTTKMHQYDSQ; encoded by the coding sequence ATGACAGGCCAAGATACAGACGAAGCATATTTATTGgcagaaaaattcaagaaacagGGATATTTTGACAAGCTAAAACAAGATATTTTAACAGAATCAATTGATGGGAATGGCGATGAAACAttagagaagaaaataaaagaaacgGTCACAGATATAGTCAAGAACATGgttaatgaagaagaggagctcattttcaaaaatagaGGTACTACGAGTGCTCTTATCGAGTCAAAAATTCTCATGGATAATTATAAAATGCTCAGTGAAAACAAAGAACCATTAAATGTGGAGAAAACTATTAAAGAGGCACTCCAAAACGCTAACTTGAGTGACGATATCAAAGCCACGttagaaaaattgttaGATGATACTACTAAGATGCATCAATATGATAGTCAATGA
- the ECO1 gene encoding Eco1p (similar to Saccharomyces cerevisiae ECO1 (YFR027W); ancestral locus Anc_1.350), translated as MANTKIHRTRSTKYTQAHLNLCSKTSKLTKCPKCEMTYSTFTTYDTLTHRKYHDLHLKGKKWNSNWGKIVWTSAKSNERIVMIRPSNNAEVKATLEIMDIVNEELNAPHDENYFWSDEKKLDGKAFLYIKNDRAVGVVIIEGLQRQNEARGRWMIYDTREIVPNVFPEFVYGISRIWVCKNQRLNGIAFKLLELSRENLIYGRVIDKHLIAWSQPTDDGGKLASRFNSVTHKSGKLLLPCYI; from the coding sequence ATGGCAAATACGAAGATACATAGGACAAGATCAACGAAATATACTCAAGctcatttgaatttatgTTCCAAAACTTCCAAGCTAACAAAATGCCCGAAATGTGAAATGACATATTCGACTTTTACCACATATGATACACTCACGCATAGGAAATATCATGATTTGCATCTCAAGGGGAAGAAATGGAACTCTAATTGGGGCAAAATTGTTTGGACGTCTGctaaatcaaatgaaagaattgtAATGATACGACCTTCTAATAATGCTGAGGTAAAAGCTACTTTAGAAATCATGGATATAGTAAACGAGGAGCTTAATGCACCTCATGATGAGAATTATTTCTGGtctgatgaaaagaaattagatgGTAAAgcctttttatatataaaaaatgatagaGCCGTTGGGGTCGTGATCATAGAAGGATTACAACGCCAGAATGAAGCAAGAGGGCGTTGGATGATTTATGACACGAGAGAAATCGTACCCAATGTGTTTCCTGAGTTTGTATATGGTATTTCAAGGATCTGGGTTTGCAAAAATCAGAGATTAAATGGTATTGCTTTCAAACTGTTAGAACtttcaagagaaaatttgatatatgGCAGAGTTATCGATAAGCACCTCATTGCTTGGAGTCAGCCTACTGATGATGGCGGGAAATTGGCCTCTCGCTTCAATAGCGTTACACATAAATCAGGGAAATTGCTGTTGCCCTGTTATATCTGA